Proteins found in one Micropterus dolomieu isolate WLL.071019.BEF.003 ecotype Adirondacks linkage group LG12, ASM2129224v1, whole genome shotgun sequence genomic segment:
- the zgc:85858 gene encoding stress-associated endoplasmic reticulum protein 1 produces MSAVQRMKVANERHSKTITQRGHVQKTSRPVNEEKSPVGPWLLALFVFVVCGSAIFQIIQSIRQGM; encoded by the exons ATGTCGGCGGTGCAGAGGATGAAAGTGGCGAACGAGCGGCACAGCAAGACCATCACACAGCGGGGACACGTCCAGAAAACATCG CGGCCAGTAAACGAGGAGAAGTCTCCGGTGGGTCCGTGGCTGCTGGCGCTCTTCGTCTTCGTGGTTTGTGGGTCAG CCATCTTCCAGATCATCCAGAGCATCAGGCAGGGCATGTGA
- the si:ch73-265d7.2 gene encoding C-type natriuretic peptide 2 — protein MSLQTKIFVPHDTKMAVSSSSSSSSSFIPLLLLFLTVAVESRPSSQKDDKQVLNSLFGPRLASLILAPPNSDDITEGSAGLPAPSPRVFAAGHSAAKGLAGRREAVPRFFLDFLQRQSKMRRRSRKSMVGGRGCFGMKMDRIGSISGLGC, from the exons ATGTCTTTACAAACAAAG ATTTTTGTTCCCCACGATACAAAGATGGCTgtttcatcttcctcctcctcctcctcttctttcattcctctcctcctcctcttccttacTGTTGCCGTGGAGTCGAGACCTTCATCACAAAAAGACGACAAACAG GTCTTAAACTCTCTGTTCGGCCCTCGTCTCGCGTCTCTCATCTTGGCCCCGCCCAActctgatgacatcacagaggGCTCAGCTGGACTCCCTGCCCCCTCACCCAGGGTATTCGCCGCGGGTCACAGTGCTGCGAAGGGATTGGCTGGCAGACGGGAGGCGGTCCCTCGCTTCTTCCTTGACTTCCTCCAGCGACAGTCCAAGATGAGGAGGCGGAGCAGGAAGTCGATGGTGGGAGGGAGGGGATGCTTCGGGATGAAGATGGACCGCATCGGCTCCATCAGTGGGCTGGGTTGTTAG